In a genomic window of Salegentibacter salegens:
- a CDS encoding diphosphomevalonate/mevalonate 3,5-bisphosphate decarboxylase family protein encodes MREQDFIPKQSSNRIEKGEVSWQSPSNIALVKYWGKKENQVPANPSVSFTLNNCKTTTKLEFEKKTEKAGIFDFELYFEGKKKEDFKPKIQQFFERIEIYCPFLKEYKFNIFTKNSFPHSSGIASSASGMSALALCVMSLEKELDSAPTKNEEYFYKKASFLARLGSGSACRSLEGELIEWGEHKNIPGSSDLFGIKYPFEIDEIFKTFQDTILLVDKGQKQVSSSVGHNLMHGHPFAENRFAQAHSNLDKLKKVFASGNLDEFIAIVESEALTLHAMMMSSNPYFILMKPNTLEIINKIWEFRENTKTPVCFTLDAGANVHVLYPEANKAKVLEFIKNELVAYCEKGQYICDEVGEGAEKVGPIQ; translated from the coding sequence ATGCGTGAACAGGATTTTATTCCAAAGCAATCTTCAAACAGGATAGAAAAAGGCGAGGTAAGCTGGCAGTCTCCCAGTAATATCGCTTTGGTAAAGTATTGGGGAAAAAAAGAGAATCAAGTTCCGGCGAATCCTTCGGTGAGTTTTACATTGAATAATTGCAAAACCACGACCAAACTGGAATTTGAGAAGAAAACAGAAAAAGCTGGAATCTTTGATTTTGAACTTTATTTCGAAGGAAAAAAGAAGGAAGATTTTAAACCCAAAATTCAGCAGTTTTTTGAACGAATTGAAATCTATTGTCCATTTCTAAAAGAATATAAATTTAATATTTTTACTAAAAATTCATTTCCTCACAGCAGCGGTATCGCGTCTTCTGCAAGCGGAATGAGCGCCCTGGCACTTTGCGTAATGAGTTTGGAAAAGGAATTGGATTCCGCTCCAACAAAAAATGAAGAATATTTCTATAAAAAAGCTTCATTTTTAGCCCGATTGGGTTCAGGAAGTGCCTGCCGCAGTTTAGAAGGCGAATTAATTGAATGGGGCGAACACAAGAATATTCCAGGAAGCAGTGATCTTTTCGGGATTAAATATCCTTTCGAGATCGATGAGATTTTTAAAACTTTCCAGGACACAATTTTATTGGTTGATAAAGGCCAAAAGCAGGTAAGCAGCAGCGTAGGTCATAATTTAATGCACGGCCACCCTTTTGCTGAAAACCGTTTTGCCCAGGCACATTCAAATTTAGATAAATTGAAGAAGGTTTTTGCTTCGGGCAATTTAGATGAATTTATAGCAATTGTAGAAAGCGAAGCGCTCACGTTGCACGCGATGATGATGAGCAGCAACCCTTATTTCATTCTAATGAAGCCTAATACCCTAGAAATTATCAATAAAATATGGGAGTTTAGGGAAAACACTAAAACCCCGGTTTGCTTTACCCTGGATGCCGGTGCTAACGTGCACGTGCTTTACCCCGAGGCAAATAAAGCAAAAGTTTTAGAATTCATTAAGAATGAGCTAGTTGCCTATTGTGAAAAAGGGCAGTATATTTGCGACGAAGTTGGTGAGGGAGCAGAAAAAGTTGGTCCTATACAATAA
- a CDS encoding TspO/MBR family protein, whose amino-acid sequence MTKKLFLRSSVAIGICLLFGFMGVIASQTGYEGWYPELNKPWFNPPDAMFGPILFLMYVLMGVAAGIVWSKGFYHKWVKTALYHFGFQLLLTGSWSLLFFGLQKPLLALLNIIALFILILFTIKWFKVVNNIAAYFLIPYAIWVLFAIALNFEIWRLN is encoded by the coding sequence ATGACCAAAAAACTCTTTTTACGAAGTTCGGTGGCCATTGGCATTTGTTTGCTTTTCGGGTTTATGGGTGTTATTGCTAGCCAAACCGGATATGAAGGTTGGTATCCAGAATTAAACAAGCCCTGGTTTAATCCGCCAGACGCTATGTTTGGACCCATTTTATTTTTAATGTATGTATTAATGGGTGTAGCCGCGGGAATAGTATGGAGCAAAGGTTTTTATCACAAATGGGTAAAAACTGCTTTATACCATTTTGGGTTTCAATTATTGTTAACCGGTTCCTGGTCGCTACTTTTCTTCGGACTCCAGAAACCACTTTTAGCGCTTTTAAATATTATCGCTTTGTTTATTCTAATTCTTTTCACCATAAAATGGTTTAAAGTGGTCAACAATATCGCTGCTTATTTTCTTATTCCTTATGCAATTTGGGTGCTTTTTGCCATAGCACTTAATTTTGAAATTTGGCGACTCAACTAA
- a CDS encoding BaiN/RdsA family NAD(P)/FAD-dependent oxidoreductase — protein MQNFDIIIIGGGAAGFFTAINAAEINPNLKIAIFERGKEVLTKVKVSGGGRCNVTHAEFLPKELSTNYPRGEKELLGPFHSFMTGDTMEWFENRGIQLKIEDDGRIFPVSDDSQSVIDCFLQETQRLNIQVLKSHAVQAFQKEKDFWEIKTSKGDFSAEKMMLATGSNPKIWNMLKNLGHKIIEPVPSLFTFNIKDEKIKDLPGVATEAEVKINSKKVSLESKGPLLITHWGMSGPGILKLSAWGARDLEKLNYQFEIKVNWLPGNTSEEILIRLKDLKTKLAKQQVLKNAQFDLPKRLWRNLIVAAGITDGTPWADLNKNQLQNLSAQLTEAVFKVNGKSTFKEEFVTAGGVDLKEVNFKTFESKLHKNLFLAGEILNIDAITGGFNFQNAWTGGFLAAKAMSEY, from the coding sequence ATGCAAAATTTCGATATTATTATTATTGGCGGCGGTGCGGCGGGATTTTTTACCGCGATAAATGCAGCTGAAATAAACCCAAACTTGAAAATTGCCATTTTTGAGCGAGGCAAAGAAGTACTTACCAAAGTTAAAGTCTCGGGCGGGGGAAGGTGCAATGTTACCCACGCTGAATTTCTTCCGAAGGAACTTAGCACCAATTATCCTCGTGGTGAAAAAGAATTGTTGGGCCCGTTTCACAGTTTTATGACCGGTGATACGATGGAATGGTTTGAAAATCGGGGGATTCAATTAAAGATAGAAGATGATGGAAGAATTTTTCCTGTTTCAGATGATTCCCAAAGTGTTATTGATTGCTTTTTGCAGGAAACTCAAAGACTCAATATTCAGGTTTTAAAAAGTCACGCAGTTCAGGCATTTCAGAAAGAAAAAGATTTTTGGGAGATAAAGACCAGTAAAGGAGATTTTTCAGCAGAAAAAATGATGCTTGCAACGGGGAGTAATCCCAAAATTTGGAATATGCTTAAGAATCTTGGGCATAAAATTATTGAACCGGTACCTTCCCTTTTTACGTTTAATATTAAGGACGAGAAAATTAAGGACCTGCCAGGAGTCGCTACTGAAGCCGAAGTAAAGATAAATTCAAAAAAAGTTAGTTTAGAAAGTAAAGGGCCTTTGTTGATTACCCATTGGGGGATGAGTGGCCCGGGGATTTTAAAACTTTCGGCCTGGGGAGCAAGGGATTTAGAAAAACTGAATTATCAGTTTGAAATTAAGGTAAACTGGTTACCCGGGAATACTTCAGAAGAAATTTTAATTCGATTAAAAGATTTAAAAACTAAACTAGCGAAACAGCAGGTTTTAAAAAATGCACAATTCGATTTGCCTAAACGCTTGTGGAGAAATCTCATAGTAGCCGCAGGAATTACAGATGGTACACCCTGGGCCGATTTAAATAAAAATCAGCTGCAAAATTTAAGCGCACAACTTACCGAGGCCGTTTTCAAAGTAAATGGAAAAAGCACATTTAAAGAGGAATTTGTTACGGCCGGTGGGGTAGATCTTAAAGAAGTGAATTTTAAAACTTTTGAGAGTAAACTTCACAAAAACCTATTTCTTGCCGGGGAAATTTTAAATATTGACGCTATAACCGGCGGATTTAATTTTCAGAACGCCTGGACAGGGGGCTTTCTTGCCGCAAAAGCAATGAGTGAATATTAG